One part of the Candidatus Flexicrinis affinis genome encodes these proteins:
- a CDS encoding methyltransferase domain-containing protein has translation MCCPHCENADDIFDPGTASADLDDYRRSGPAPMTARLLDILKAAGVTGLSLLDIGGGVGVIQHELVAAGVTNVTGVDASRAYLSAARNEATRRGYADHATYLFGDFVSLADQVADVDIVTLDRVICCYPDVTALVNAAASKARRYLGVIYPRDILLAKIAIPFLNLWWRLRGRTFRNFVHPSATVDTIAESYGLRKIAQHDGVMWQLSVFSRG, from the coding sequence ATGTGCTGCCCGCATTGTGAGAACGCTGACGATATCTTCGATCCCGGGACGGCCAGCGCCGATCTGGACGACTACCGGCGGTCCGGCCCTGCGCCGATGACCGCGCGCCTGCTCGATATCCTGAAAGCCGCCGGTGTCACCGGACTCAGCCTGTTGGACATCGGCGGGGGCGTCGGTGTGATTCAACACGAACTGGTCGCCGCAGGCGTAACGAACGTCACCGGCGTGGACGCCTCACGTGCGTACCTCAGCGCCGCGCGCAACGAGGCCACACGGCGCGGTTACGCCGATCATGCGACGTACCTGTTTGGCGACTTTGTCTCGCTGGCCGATCAGGTGGCTGACGTGGACATCGTGACACTCGATCGCGTGATCTGCTGCTACCCTGACGTGACCGCGCTCGTCAACGCGGCGGCGTCCAAGGCGCGCCGCTATCTCGGTGTCATCTATCCGCGCGACATCTTGCTCGCCAAAATCGCGATCCCGTTCCTGAATTTGTGGTGGCGGCTGAGAGGCCGGACGTTTCGCAATTTCGTGCATCCCAGCGCGACCGTCGACACCATCGCTGAATCATACGGCCTGCGCAAGATTGCGCAGCACGACGGCGTGATGTGGCAGTTGTCGGTCTTCTCGCGGGGGTAA
- a CDS encoding Zn-dependent hydrolase: MLNPQRTLDELKDLRNLTGDENGAQRVAFTETWAKARAWLRAKLEQLPVEVETDEAGNLWATLRGESDKEMLIGGHIDSVPNGGWLDGCLNTLAGLEVIRNIVATGVKPPVTVRLVDWADEEGARFGRSLFGSSAASGTMVPDELRALKDKDGVLLTDAIAKYGIRLDNILDAHKQLKNAKAYLELHIEQGPVLLDRDEALGVVVGTFGVERHSFRFTGQAAHSGSTPMHKRRDALAAASKLALVIREIANRHGGVCTCGRVDTRPGIVTSVVAECDITLDQRHMDADGLAAMWREAREAAQRFAEEEKCEVTWSKLWQIHPIPFHPQLLDFCEEAVREVTGTAHRLPSGPLHDAAEVARAGVPTVMMFTQSLHGISHNKIEDTKEEHILMSVQALDKLAHKTMAWVAAQ; the protein is encoded by the coding sequence ATGCTTAATCCACAGCGCACATTGGATGAACTCAAAGACCTGCGCAATCTGACCGGCGACGAGAACGGGGCGCAGCGCGTCGCGTTTACCGAGACGTGGGCAAAGGCCCGGGCGTGGCTGCGAGCGAAGCTCGAGCAGCTTCCAGTCGAGGTCGAGACCGATGAGGCCGGCAACCTATGGGCGACCTTGCGCGGCGAATCCGACAAGGAGATGCTGATCGGCGGCCATATCGACAGCGTGCCGAATGGCGGTTGGTTGGATGGATGCCTCAATACGCTGGCCGGGCTGGAAGTGATTCGCAACATCGTCGCGACAGGCGTCAAGCCGCCGGTCACGGTGCGTCTGGTCGATTGGGCCGACGAGGAAGGCGCGCGCTTCGGGCGCAGCCTGTTCGGGTCAAGCGCGGCATCCGGCACGATGGTGCCCGACGAATTGCGTGCGCTCAAGGACAAAGACGGCGTCCTGCTCACTGACGCCATCGCCAAGTACGGCATCCGCCTCGACAACATCCTCGACGCACACAAGCAGCTCAAGAATGCCAAGGCTTACCTCGAGCTGCACATCGAACAAGGTCCGGTGCTGCTCGACCGCGACGAGGCGCTGGGCGTCGTCGTGGGGACGTTTGGCGTCGAACGGCACAGTTTCCGCTTTACCGGTCAGGCGGCCCACTCCGGCTCAACGCCGATGCACAAGCGCCGTGATGCGTTGGCAGCAGCGTCGAAACTCGCGCTGGTGATCCGCGAAATCGCCAACCGGCATGGCGGGGTGTGCACGTGCGGCCGGGTCGATACGCGACCGGGCATCGTGACGTCGGTCGTCGCCGAGTGCGACATCACGCTCGACCAACGGCACATGGACGCCGACGGGCTGGCGGCGATGTGGCGTGAAGCGCGCGAAGCTGCCCAGCGGTTCGCCGAGGAAGAAAAGTGCGAGGTGACGTGGAGCAAGCTTTGGCAGATCCACCCGATCCCGTTCCACCCGCAGCTGCTCGACTTCTGCGAAGAGGCCGTGCGCGAAGTGACCGGCACCGCCCATCGCCTGCCAAGCGGCCCGCTGCATGACGCCGCCGAGGTCGCCCGCGCCGGCGTGCCGACCGTGATGATGTTTACGCAGAGCCTGCACGGCATATCGCACAACAAGATTGAAGACACCAAGGAGGAGCACATCCTCATGAGCGTTCAGGCGCTCGACAAGCTGGCCCACAAAACGATGGCATGGGTCGCCGCACAGTAA
- a CDS encoding YcaQ family DNA glycosylase — MEPLSLEAVRGLMIAAQGLVDTPQPPATKDDVLAVIRHLHALQIDSINVVARAPYFVLWSRLGAYDPNWLDELLEEGALFEFWARAMSFIPIEDYPLYRVGSRWVEFLSPEAWIKKNPEVVERVLSRIREAGTARSADFERTDGEKNDWWNHKDEKKALEALFNAGVLMVRKREKFQRIYGLREDVYPEADSLPKLTREQAHDQLALNAIEALGVATLDWVGSFYRFKRADVKEALKRLERDGRVIPVKVEGWKTPCYVHPNNLARTQAAAAGDIPRSKTTLLSPFDPVTSDYGRMRDLFNFDYVIEFYFPADKRQYGYFSLPILHDNRLVGRLDPKAHRKEGIFEVKSLHLEPDTVVDDVLVEALRQTLRACAAWHETPQVVVREATDPDLIDLLSD; from the coding sequence ATGGAGCCTCTATCTCTCGAAGCAGTGCGCGGCTTGATGATCGCGGCACAGGGACTGGTGGATACGCCTCAGCCGCCGGCTACCAAAGATGACGTGCTGGCTGTCATCCGCCACCTGCACGCGCTGCAGATCGACAGCATCAACGTGGTCGCTCGCGCGCCGTACTTCGTGCTGTGGAGCAGGCTTGGCGCGTACGACCCCAACTGGCTCGACGAACTGCTCGAAGAAGGTGCGCTGTTCGAGTTCTGGGCGCGGGCGATGAGCTTCATCCCGATCGAGGACTACCCGCTGTACCGCGTCGGAAGCCGCTGGGTCGAGTTTCTCAGTCCCGAGGCGTGGATCAAGAAGAACCCGGAAGTCGTCGAGCGGGTCTTGAGCCGGATTCGCGAAGCCGGGACCGCGCGCTCTGCCGATTTCGAGCGCACCGACGGCGAAAAGAACGACTGGTGGAACCACAAAGACGAGAAGAAGGCGCTCGAGGCGCTGTTCAACGCCGGCGTGCTGATGGTCCGCAAGCGTGAGAAGTTCCAGCGTATCTACGGCCTGCGCGAGGATGTCTATCCGGAAGCGGACTCGCTGCCCAAGCTCACCCGCGAACAGGCCCACGATCAGCTCGCGCTGAACGCCATCGAAGCGCTTGGCGTTGCCACACTGGACTGGGTCGGCAGCTTCTACCGCTTCAAGCGCGCGGATGTGAAGGAAGCGCTCAAGCGGCTGGAGCGTGACGGCCGCGTGATTCCCGTGAAGGTCGAGGGCTGGAAAACGCCGTGCTACGTGCACCCGAACAACCTCGCGCGCACCCAAGCCGCGGCGGCGGGGGATATCCCGCGCTCCAAGACGACACTGCTCTCGCCGTTCGATCCGGTGACGTCCGATTACGGGCGGATGCGCGACCTGTTCAACTTCGACTACGTCATCGAATTCTATTTTCCTGCGGACAAGCGTCAGTACGGCTATTTCTCCCTGCCGATCCTCCACGATAACAGGCTGGTCGGCCGGCTTGACCCCAAGGCCCACCGCAAGGAAGGCATCTTCGAGGTCAAGTCGCTGCACCTCGAGCCTGACACGGTCGTAGATGACGTGCTGGTGGAGGCACTGCGGCAGACTCTGCGCGCCTGCGCCGCATGGCATGAGACGCCGCAGGTCGTCGTGCGCGAGGCCACCGACCCCGATCTGATCGACCTGCTCTCCGACTGA
- a CDS encoding type II secretion system F family protein, producing the protein MSPEILILVGSIVVAMLVLVVGVFATRRSQALVDQRLGTLAAQNTYEPIIATDELEDDEAGRRDRRQLTRRLDKNLEGSKFGKKWRLQLARADLRLTIGEFFVAQFLSMAGFFAAAYFIIFRGDIIPSILAAGLGFFFPRILVGRRISKRLITFENQLADTLGLWVNALRSGYSVPQAMDAIGRDSPEPTKTEFKRVVQEMQLGIPLQEAFNHMLERVESEDLDLVVTAVNIQREVGGNLSEILDVIQNTVRERIKLKGEIRVMTAQGRYTGYLISFLPIGLGFLLRAMNPAYMNQMFEDRACGWPMIGIGLALIGIGSAAIQKIVDIDI; encoded by the coding sequence ATGAGTCCAGAGATTCTGATCCTCGTCGGGTCGATTGTCGTTGCGATGTTGGTGCTGGTCGTCGGCGTCTTCGCAACCCGCCGCAGCCAAGCACTGGTCGATCAGCGCTTAGGCACGCTGGCCGCCCAGAATACCTACGAGCCGATCATCGCCACCGATGAGCTAGAAGACGATGAGGCTGGCCGGCGCGATCGACGCCAACTGACACGCCGTCTCGATAAAAACCTCGAAGGCAGCAAGTTCGGCAAGAAGTGGCGTCTTCAACTGGCACGTGCCGACCTTCGCCTTACGATCGGCGAATTCTTCGTAGCGCAGTTTCTGTCGATGGCCGGCTTCTTTGCGGCCGCGTACTTTATCATTTTCCGGGGCGACATCATCCCGTCGATTCTCGCCGCCGGTCTCGGGTTTTTCTTCCCGCGGATCCTTGTCGGGCGGCGCATCAGCAAGCGCCTGATCACGTTCGAGAACCAGCTTGCGGATACGCTCGGCTTGTGGGTCAACGCGCTCCGTTCCGGTTACAGCGTGCCACAGGCGATGGACGCCATCGGCCGTGACTCGCCGGAGCCGACCAAGACCGAGTTCAAGCGCGTCGTGCAGGAAATGCAGCTCGGCATCCCGCTGCAGGAAGCGTTCAATCACATGCTCGAACGCGTCGAGTCGGAAGATCTCGACCTTGTGGTGACGGCCGTAAACATTCAGCGCGAAGTCGGCGGTAACCTGTCCGAAATCCTCGACGTCATTCAGAACACCGTCCGCGAGCGCATCAAGCTCAAGGGCGAAATTCGCGTTATGACGGCGCAGGGGCGCTACACCGGCTACCTGATCAGCTTCCTGCCGATCGGCCTCGGCTTCCTGCTGCGCGCCATGAACCCGGCATACATGAACCAGATGTTTGAGGACCGCGCCTGCGGGTGGCCGATGATCGGTATCGGTCTGGCGTTGATCGGTATCGGTTCGGCCGCCATCCAGAAGATCGTCGACATCGACATTTAG
- a CDS encoding type II secretion system F family protein, with protein sequence MEPSVLIGVGFIAFALVVAAFGYVALRDSRGRDPLQERLAQFGIDDVPDSLEKIELSLSFRDRVIVPVVRTFAAILTRFTPQSQLDTARKLLDQAGMTTEPATFFASRIVFMIALFVAGIILFVVLRISNPAPLNAFLYSAGLGLLGYMLPMSSVKSRIKKRQNLIVRALPDALDLLVICVEAGLGFDQALGKVYEKWDNDLSLAFGRVLKEIQLGKQRRDALRDMAERMDVPDVNAFTAAIIQADQLGVSMGKILRVQSDQMRVKRRQRAQEKAHQAPIKMMIPMVLLIFPSIWIVLLGPAIIQVKNVFLSGY encoded by the coding sequence ATGGAACCCAGTGTCCTCATAGGAGTCGGCTTTATCGCCTTCGCGCTGGTCGTCGCCGCGTTCGGGTATGTCGCCCTGCGCGACAGCCGCGGGCGCGACCCGCTGCAGGAGCGCCTCGCGCAGTTCGGCATCGACGACGTCCCCGACTCGCTGGAGAAGATCGAGCTTTCGCTGTCGTTCCGCGACCGCGTGATCGTGCCGGTCGTGCGCACGTTTGCGGCGATACTTACGCGGTTCACGCCGCAATCGCAACTTGACACCGCGCGCAAACTGCTCGATCAGGCCGGCATGACCACCGAACCCGCGACCTTCTTCGCGTCGCGCATTGTCTTCATGATCGCGCTGTTCGTGGCCGGCATCATCTTGTTCGTCGTGCTGCGCATCAGCAACCCTGCGCCGCTGAACGCATTCCTGTACTCGGCTGGCCTCGGCCTGCTGGGCTACATGCTGCCGATGTCGTCGGTGAAGAGCCGCATCAAGAAGCGTCAGAACCTGATCGTACGCGCGCTGCCCGATGCGCTCGACCTGCTGGTCATCTGCGTCGAGGCGGGCCTCGGCTTCGATCAGGCGCTGGGTAAGGTGTACGAGAAGTGGGACAACGACCTGTCGCTGGCGTTTGGGCGTGTGCTGAAGGAAATCCAGCTTGGCAAGCAGCGCCGTGATGCGTTGCGCGACATGGCCGAGCGCATGGACGTCCCGGATGTGAACGCCTTCACGGCAGCGATCATTCAGGCCGACCAGCTTGGTGTGAGCATGGGCAAGATCCTGCGCGTCCAGTCCGACCAGATGCGTGTGAAGCGCCGCCAGCGTGCGCAGGAGAAAGCGCATCAGGCGCCGATCAAGATGATGATCCCGATGGTGCTTTTGATCTTCCCGTCGATTTGGATCGTGCTGCTCGGGCCGGCCATCATTCAGGTGAAGAACGTGTTCCTGTCGGGGTATTAG
- a CDS encoding HPF/RaiA family ribosome-associated protein has product MKLSVRGQNFRLQSDTEEFATRKLEGLKKYLPNIREIRLELTRQENKRGEDEVIAQVTLTHERGAILRTEERARGFNHDGIEASITEALDKMYTRIARFKGKREAMRTRSERFSMTLAELETAEMLPVTDEPAAEFEPIEVVKRKQVPVVTMDEHEAIDQMELLGHTFFLYRDVGSGQVNVVYKRRDGAYGVLSPTEG; this is encoded by the coding sequence ATGAAGCTCTCGGTTCGCGGCCAGAATTTCCGACTGCAATCAGATACGGAAGAATTCGCCACACGCAAACTGGAGGGGCTCAAGAAGTACCTGCCGAACATCCGCGAGATTCGGCTGGAACTCACTAGACAGGAGAATAAACGTGGCGAGGATGAGGTGATCGCGCAGGTCACGCTGACGCATGAGCGCGGCGCGATCCTGCGCACCGAAGAACGTGCCCGCGGCTTCAATCACGACGGCATCGAAGCGTCGATTACCGAAGCGCTCGACAAGATGTACACCCGCATCGCGCGCTTCAAGGGCAAGCGCGAGGCGATGCGCACCCGCAGCGAACGCTTCAGCATGACGCTGGCCGAACTTGAGACCGCCGAGATGCTGCCCGTGACCGACGAACCCGCCGCCGAATTCGAGCCGATCGAGGTCGTCAAACGCAAGCAAGTCCCGGTCGTTACGATGGACGAACATGAAGCGATCGACCAGATGGAACTGCTCGGCCACACGTTCTTCCTCTATCGCGACGTGGGGAGTGGGCAGGTCAATGTCGTGTACAAGCGGCGCGACGGCGCGTACGGCGTGCTGTCACCGACCGAAGGATAG
- a CDS encoding NAD(P)H-binding protein, giving the protein MTSLLSAGELLRIVTTTQPRRRVLVTGGGSFLGDYIAAALVAEGADVTLLVRPGAEDHLGGLAERVRWSTADVWDPASLRGRARSHQCVVHTVGSLTADPAQGLTHQRLNFLSARNVINMCSSDGVPTCILLSTTRAPWLNRGYVQAKREAEEYVGRVGVSALIVRAPLIYRRGAPRSLFWRLVSGLRHVPILGWLLGLNRVAPMPVDVLARAVARAALNPRQVTKSILYAPDLRRMNTRDERRGRGPGISVENVPPPIDALDDVPIGFSPRQS; this is encoded by the coding sequence ATGACGAGCTTACTGTCGGCTGGCGAACTTCTACGTATCGTGACGACGACACAACCACGCCGCCGGGTCTTGGTGACCGGGGGCGGCAGCTTTCTTGGAGATTACATCGCGGCGGCGCTGGTGGCCGAAGGCGCCGACGTGACGCTGCTCGTACGCCCCGGCGCCGAGGACCATCTCGGCGGCTTGGCGGAGCGCGTGCGCTGGTCGACGGCGGACGTGTGGGACCCCGCCAGCTTGCGCGGACGAGCGCGTTCGCACCAGTGCGTCGTGCACACGGTCGGCAGCTTGACGGCCGATCCGGCGCAGGGGTTGACTCATCAGCGGCTGAACTTTCTTTCGGCGCGCAACGTCATCAATATGTGCAGCAGCGACGGGGTGCCAACCTGTATTCTGTTGAGCACCACGCGCGCACCGTGGCTCAACCGCGGCTACGTGCAGGCCAAGCGCGAAGCGGAGGAGTATGTCGGGCGGGTGGGCGTCAGCGCGCTGATCGTCCGCGCGCCGTTGATCTACCGTCGGGGCGCACCGCGATCGCTGTTCTGGCGGCTGGTGAGCGGGCTGCGGCACGTTCCGATTCTGGGTTGGCTGCTCGGGCTGAACCGTGTCGCACCGATGCCGGTTGACGTGTTAGCACGCGCCGTCGCCCGCGCCGCGCTCAACCCGCGTCAGGTCACCAAGTCGATCCTGTACGCGCCCGACCTGCGCCGGATGAACACGCGCGACGAACGGCGGGGGCGCGGCCCGGGGATTTCGGTCGAGAACGTCCCGCCGCCCATCGACGCGCTGGACGACGTGCCAATCGGGTTCTCGCCGCGACAGTCCTAA
- a CDS encoding S8 family serine peptidase, with translation MKRLLAFLLVTVILSAASAQPLPPPIGPLDPAVLAAASEPGGARVIVRFAVPNEGRSDTPSADQVKLTRLALLANTRGVAHLLANSAEWTIPYMALRADRAALEGLAATPGVLGISLDAREYRHLDSSLPRIEIDGAHARGTGSGYAGLTGKGWAVVILDDGIDADHPFFSDGMGGSRVVDEACYSSDEPAIPPNIPASRSICPNTQETQFGPGAADYSRCGSDCFHGTHVAGIAASSDATYTGAAPGADIIAIQVFSQGVDGLGNPIPLDVFTYVSDQVGALQHVAGTLSLAHKIAAVNMSLGAGKFTAACDVGADQTQQARVDAIQALVNMNIPVVISSGNDGYVDGVSRPGCISAAITVGATTDADLIASFSNMGPQVDLMAPGFSVTSAGLGGGTRIESGTSMAAPHVTGALAVMRDALPTATIPELVAALQAEGLNVVDTRPSGTLTRKLIKVDPALDLLRPPGLLTVNQDFESHTVDPKLPDDWTVEGKAKLKCNTFDKTFTPYDECTVMLKYDGVTVTKVKQTVDDPYFIYDDEIFFSINLKGKNVVDAKVIAKLKLDGGAAVKITPSTTLTGTFDWTNVQSATVLLNESVVKLKLQLVNKTGGKFFADNWDVVRFTDALSPRYRALFASEDGFRGLQ, from the coding sequence ATGAAACGTCTGCTCGCCTTCCTTCTCGTGACCGTCATTTTGAGCGCAGCCTCGGCACAGCCACTGCCGCCGCCGATCGGCCCGCTCGACCCGGCCGTGCTCGCCGCCGCGAGCGAACCGGGCGGCGCACGCGTGATCGTGCGCTTCGCCGTGCCGAACGAAGGCCGCAGCGACACGCCCAGCGCCGATCAGGTCAAGCTAACGCGGCTCGCGCTGCTTGCGAACACGCGCGGCGTGGCGCATCTGCTGGCAAACTCCGCCGAGTGGACGATCCCATACATGGCCCTGCGCGCTGATCGCGCCGCCCTCGAAGGCTTGGCGGCGACCCCGGGCGTGTTGGGAATCAGCCTTGACGCACGCGAATACCGTCACCTCGACAGCAGCTTGCCGCGCATCGAGATCGACGGTGCGCATGCGCGTGGCACCGGCAGCGGCTATGCCGGCTTGACCGGCAAGGGCTGGGCAGTCGTGATCCTCGACGACGGTATCGACGCCGACCACCCGTTCTTCAGCGACGGCATGGGCGGGTCGCGCGTGGTGGACGAGGCGTGCTATTCCAGCGATGAGCCGGCTATCCCACCGAATATTCCGGCGTCGCGCTCGATCTGCCCCAATACGCAGGAGACGCAGTTCGGCCCCGGCGCGGCGGACTACTCGCGCTGCGGCAGCGACTGCTTCCACGGCACGCACGTCGCCGGCATCGCCGCCAGCAGCGACGCGACCTATACCGGCGCTGCTCCGGGCGCGGATATCATCGCCATTCAAGTGTTCTCGCAGGGTGTCGACGGCCTCGGCAACCCGATCCCGCTTGACGTCTTCACGTACGTGTCCGATCAGGTCGGCGCATTGCAGCACGTCGCGGGTACGCTTTCGCTGGCGCACAAGATAGCGGCGGTCAACATGAGCCTCGGCGCCGGCAAGTTTACGGCTGCATGCGACGTGGGTGCGGATCAGACGCAGCAGGCCCGCGTCGACGCCATTCAGGCGCTTGTGAACATGAACATCCCAGTCGTGATCTCGTCTGGCAACGACGGCTATGTCGACGGCGTGTCGCGTCCCGGATGCATCAGCGCGGCCATCACCGTCGGCGCGACCACCGACGCGGACTTGATCGCGAGCTTCTCGAACATGGGCCCACAGGTCGATTTGATGGCGCCGGGTTTCAGTGTGACGTCGGCTGGCCTCGGCGGCGGGACACGTATCGAAAGCGGCACGTCGATGGCGGCACCGCACGTCACCGGCGCGCTGGCCGTCATGCGCGATGCGCTGCCCACCGCCACGATCCCCGAATTGGTCGCGGCGCTGCAAGCCGAGGGTCTGAACGTGGTCGACACCCGGCCCAGCGGCACGTTGACCCGCAAACTAATCAAGGTCGACCCGGCACTTGACCTGCTGCGTCCACCCGGCCTATTGACGGTCAATCAGGATTTCGAATCGCACACGGTCGACCCGAAGCTGCCCGACGATTGGACGGTCGAAGGCAAGGCCAAACTCAAGTGCAACACCTTCGACAAAACCTTCACGCCCTATGACGAATGCACGGTCATGCTCAAGTACGACGGGGTAACGGTGACGAAGGTCAAGCAGACCGTCGATGATCCGTACTTCATCTACGACGACGAGATCTTCTTCTCGATCAACCTCAAGGGCAAGAACGTCGTCGACGCGAAGGTGATCGCCAAACTGAAGCTCGACGGCGGCGCGGCCGTCAAGATCACGCCGAGCACGACGCTAACGGGCACTTTCGACTGGACGAACGTGCAGAGCGCCACTGTGCTGCTCAACGAGAGCGTCGTCAAGCTCAAGCTGCAGCTTGTCAATAAGACGGGCGGCAAATTCTTCGCCGACAACTGGGATGTCGTGCGGTTTACCGATGCGCTGTCGCCGCGCTATCGGGCGCTATTCGCCTCGGAAGATGGTTTCCGCGGCCTTCAGTAG
- a CDS encoding exonuclease SbcCD subunit D encodes MPDPIRVLHFADLHIGVESYGRTDPDTGLSTRVIDFLRRLDEVAEAARQRDADLIIFAGDAFQTRTPNPTYQREFAHRILDLSAIAPVVLLVGNHDLPPAVMKASSIEIYDTLNVPNVWVAGDYDSRIVETKRGPVFVAAAPYPIRARLMEDERTQGKTIREVDEQLQLTLARVLDDLAEQADAHPGPRILTGHFTVSGAALGSEQNIMLGRDIAVQIADIADDRWDYVALGHIHRHQNMTRDRADVPPVVYAGSLERIDFGEERDVKGYCWAEISRGKTVWEFVPVAARRFVTLAADLRRSEQPTQDAIALVEAATVRDAVVRMIVQLTPETQASFNEPLVRDSLRRAGAFYQAIRKEVESPERARLGGSPEGLSPAELLDRYLISRDVEAERREDLLKAAETIFRGE; translated from the coding sequence ATGCCTGATCCTATTCGCGTTTTACACTTTGCCGACTTGCACATCGGCGTCGAATCATACGGCCGCACCGACCCGGATACCGGCCTGTCGACGCGCGTCATCGACTTTCTGCGCCGGCTTGACGAGGTGGCCGAAGCGGCCCGCCAGCGTGACGCCGACCTGATCATCTTCGCCGGCGATGCCTTCCAGACGCGCACGCCCAACCCGACCTATCAGCGCGAGTTCGCCCATCGCATCCTTGATCTGAGCGCGATCGCGCCGGTTGTGCTGCTGGTCGGCAATCACGATTTGCCGCCCGCCGTGATGAAGGCATCGAGCATCGAGATCTACGACACCCTGAACGTGCCGAACGTGTGGGTCGCCGGCGACTACGACAGCCGCATCGTAGAGACCAAGCGCGGGCCGGTCTTCGTGGCCGCCGCACCCTACCCTATCCGCGCCCGCTTGATGGAAGACGAGCGCACGCAGGGCAAGACGATTCGCGAGGTGGACGAGCAGCTTCAGCTCACGCTGGCGCGTGTACTGGACGACCTCGCCGAGCAGGCCGACGCCCATCCCGGCCCGCGCATTCTGACCGGCCATTTCACGGTCAGCGGCGCCGCGCTGGGCAGCGAGCAGAACATCATGCTCGGGCGTGACATCGCCGTGCAGATCGCCGACATCGCCGACGACCGCTGGGACTACGTCGCGCTGGGACACATCCACCGGCACCAGAACATGACGCGCGACCGCGCCGACGTGCCGCCGGTGGTCTACGCCGGCAGCCTCGAACGTATCGACTTTGGCGAGGAACGCGACGTCAAAGGCTACTGCTGGGCGGAGATCTCACGCGGGAAGACCGTGTGGGAGTTTGTGCCGGTGGCCGCGCGGCGCTTCGTCACGCTTGCCGCCGACCTGCGCCGCAGCGAACAGCCCACACAGGACGCCATCGCGCTGGTCGAGGCGGCCACCGTCCGCGATGCCGTGGTGCGCATGATCGTGCAGCTCACGCCAGAGACGCAGGCGTCGTTCAACGAACCGCTCGTGCGCGACTCGCTGCGGCGGGCCGGCGCGTTCTATCAGGCGATCCGCAAAGAGGTCGAAAGCCCGGAGCGTGCGCGCTTGGGCGGCAGTCCCGAAGGCTTATCGCCCGCGGAACTGCTCGACCGCTACCTGATCAGCCGGGATGTCGAGGCCGAGCGGCGCGAAGACCTACTGAAGGCCGCGGAAACCATCTTCCGAGGCGAATAG